In methanogenic archaeon ISO4-H5, the following are encoded in one genomic region:
- a CDS encoding beta-lactamase domain-containing protein has translation MDEAKITVLYDEGAVEGTTYIGGKGLSMLIEVDGERTLFGTGLRPRYLSNNLYVADVNPDSITRVVVSHGHPDHWAGITGLLRQRDAPLKLYATADAWGEKKFLGATGIYIPSEHSEKVQREDVSGWVQLSEHLFISQPMAFHSGNGNEIFIVLKSRNGPVLISGCCHCGLDHIFEAVKEKFGAYPVALLGGLHLLERKDKLADLYAQYLQTVGCRNLYLNHCTGVTGINRLRVTLGLKGVNDFYTGQSMTFQIF, from the coding sequence ATGGACGAGGCGAAGATTACCGTGCTTTACGACGAGGGTGCCGTGGAAGGTACTACCTATATCGGAGGCAAGGGTCTTTCCATGCTTATCGAGGTCGATGGGGAGAGGACTCTTTTCGGAACCGGACTCAGACCCCGTTATCTGTCCAACAATCTGTACGTTGCTGATGTGAATCCCGACAGCATCACCCGCGTCGTGGTCTCGCACGGCCATCCCGACCATTGGGCGGGCATCACCGGCCTACTCCGTCAGCGCGACGCACCGCTGAAGCTCTATGCTACTGCCGATGCCTGGGGAGAGAAGAAGTTCCTGGGTGCCACCGGAATCTACATCCCTTCGGAACACAGCGAGAAGGTCCAGAGAGAGGATGTGTCCGGCTGGGTGCAGCTCAGCGAGCATCTGTTCATCTCGCAGCCTATGGCGTTCCACTCCGGAAACGGAAATGAGATTTTCATAGTTCTCAAATCGAGGAACGGACCTGTCCTCATCTCGGGCTGCTGCCACTGCGGTCTCGACCACATCTTCGAGGCGGTGAAGGAGAAGTTCGGAGCATACCCGGTGGCGCTTTTGGGTGGACTCCATCTTCTCGAGCGTAAGGACAAGCTCGCCGATCTCTACGCACAGTACCTGCAGACCGTCGGTTGCAGGAACCTCTACCTCAACCACTGCACGGGCGTCACCGGCATCAACCGTCTGAGGGTCACTCTGGGACTTAAGGGCGTGAACGATTTCTACACCGGACAGTCAATGACCTTCCAAATCTTCTGA
- a CDS encoding arsenate reductase, whose product MALMKKEKNVRKMRVLFVDSKNNLSSQLAEYFVNELYPTKYEAYSAGPEHDIIDCDLLSVMYQRGIDLRSMVSKDFQDTKRLPEDAQFDIIVWTEKEVFDELHEQSPWAGKQILADMGKRSEFTATDDFELAQCLNDLADKVCAWVKENMADPEKLRSLVSA is encoded by the coding sequence ATGGCCCTGATGAAGAAAGAGAAGAACGTGAGGAAGATGCGCGTCCTTTTTGTGGACAGCAAGAACAACCTCTCGTCCCAGCTTGCTGAGTACTTCGTGAACGAACTCTATCCCACCAAGTACGAGGCGTACAGCGCAGGGCCCGAGCACGACATCATCGACTGCGATCTTCTGTCGGTGATGTATCAGCGCGGAATCGATCTCAGGAGCATGGTCTCCAAGGACTTCCAGGACACCAAGCGCCTCCCCGAGGATGCTCAGTTCGATATCATCGTCTGGACCGAGAAGGAGGTCTTCGACGAGCTGCACGAGCAGTCCCCCTGGGCCGGTAAGCAGATCCTTGCGGACATGGGCAAACGCAGCGAGTTCACCGCCACCGACGACTTCGAGCTGGCACAGTGCCTCAACGACCTCGCCGACAAGGTCTGCGCATGGGTCAAGGAGAACATGGCCGACCCCGAGAAACTCAGGTCTCTGGTATCCGCATGA
- a CDS encoding bifunctional hexulose-6-phosphate synthase/ribonuclease regulator, producing MEPVLQVALDMMQLKRSIGIATEAVEGGADWVEVGTPLIKSEGAEAVRTVKKAFPGHKIIADTKTMDTGAFEVEIMAKAGADIVTVLGLADDATISEAVLCGRKYGAEIMVDMINVPDKVKRAKEIEKLGVAYICLHMGIDSQMRGEDAPVEILRKIVAEVSVPVAVAGGITSETVKDYVEAGAYDIIVGGGITKTDDIRKAAADIKKAMKGLKVDQTIAKKYTEDDLFEAFSKVSTCNISDAFHKQGVIFGLHPYIKHGTRMVGRALTVQTCNGDWAKPVEAIDLAKPGDIIVIDVGGAPIAVWGELASNSAMNNGVKGVVIEGAIRDIDDIIDLDFPAFARTAVPCAGEAKGYGGIGMEILIGGQRVRTGDWIIGDESGLIVVPKEEAVEVANRALDVHERETRTRAEIRKGSTLSKVNELAKWEPVK from the coding sequence ATGGAACCTGTTTTGCAAGTCGCACTCGATATGATGCAGCTCAAACGCAGCATCGGCATTGCGACCGAAGCGGTCGAGGGCGGCGCTGACTGGGTGGAGGTCGGTACGCCCCTCATCAAGAGCGAAGGAGCGGAAGCGGTGCGCACCGTCAAGAAGGCCTTCCCCGGACACAAGATCATCGCTGACACCAAGACCATGGATACCGGTGCTTTCGAGGTGGAGATCATGGCCAAGGCCGGAGCGGACATCGTCACTGTGCTCGGTCTCGCCGACGATGCAACCATCTCCGAGGCAGTGCTCTGCGGAAGGAAGTACGGTGCCGAGATCATGGTGGACATGATCAATGTGCCAGACAAGGTCAAACGCGCCAAAGAAATCGAAAAACTCGGTGTGGCATACATCTGCCTCCACATGGGAATCGATTCCCAGATGAGGGGAGAGGATGCACCGGTGGAGATCCTCAGGAAGATTGTCGCCGAGGTCTCCGTTCCCGTCGCAGTGGCGGGAGGAATCACCTCCGAGACCGTGAAGGATTACGTCGAGGCCGGAGCTTACGACATCATCGTCGGAGGCGGCATCACCAAGACCGACGACATCCGCAAGGCAGCGGCAGACATCAAGAAGGCCATGAAAGGTCTGAAAGTCGATCAGACCATCGCCAAGAAGTACACAGAGGATGATCTTTTCGAAGCGTTCTCAAAAGTATCCACCTGCAACATCTCCGATGCGTTCCACAAACAGGGCGTCATTTTCGGACTCCACCCCTACATCAAGCACGGGACCAGGATGGTCGGCCGTGCCCTCACCGTGCAGACCTGCAACGGAGACTGGGCCAAGCCTGTTGAGGCCATCGACCTGGCCAAACCCGGCGATATTATTGTCATAGACGTGGGCGGCGCACCCATCGCGGTATGGGGTGAGCTCGCCTCCAATTCCGCAATGAACAACGGCGTGAAAGGAGTGGTCATCGAAGGCGCCATCAGGGATATCGACGATATCATAGACCTCGACTTCCCGGCCTTCGCCAGGACCGCTGTCCCCTGCGCAGGAGAGGCAAAGGGTTACGGCGGAATAGGCATGGAGATCCTCATCGGAGGACAGAGGGTACGCACCGGCGACTGGATTATCGGCGACGAGAGCGGCCTCATCGTGGTCCCCAAGGAGGAAGCCGTCGAAGTGGCCAACAGGGCACTCGACGTTCACGAGCGCGAGACCCGCACCAGGGCGGAGATAAGGAAAGGCTCCACCCTGTCCAAAGTAAACGAATTAGCAAAATGGGAACCCGTCAAATGA
- a CDS encoding peptidase M48 family (4 TMHs), which produces MRLAWQMRTLGVFTIMTLFLMGIGYLVGWFFNYHYLGLIVMLAISLLISFYSYWFSKSSALRANKVHLVNQYEEPRLYETVQRVAAKAGLPMPEVGVSEYPMPNAFATGRNPQNAAVVATRGLLQLLDDDELEGVIAHEMSHIKNRDILVMSVASTVASVLTFASRMVFYTALFGGGRRDENNGVMLAIGLAMMIFVPIAALIMQLAVSRNREYLADETGARITGRPLALANALMRLEGGCARPSNNYSDTAHADMWISNPLRNEGMFRNLFSTHPSTESRVERLEALARKMKDKGVPEYTPEEDSSRSKLNFQ; this is translated from the coding sequence ATGAGACTAGCGTGGCAGATGAGGACATTGGGCGTCTTCACGATCATGACCCTGTTCCTCATGGGAATCGGTTATCTGGTGGGTTGGTTCTTCAACTATCATTATCTGGGTCTTATCGTAATGCTGGCCATTTCGCTGCTGATAAGCTTCTATTCCTATTGGTTTTCGAAGTCCAGCGCACTCAGGGCCAACAAGGTCCATCTGGTCAACCAGTACGAGGAGCCGCGTCTCTACGAGACCGTACAGCGTGTGGCCGCGAAGGCCGGACTGCCCATGCCTGAGGTAGGCGTGAGCGAATACCCCATGCCCAACGCCTTCGCCACCGGCAGGAATCCCCAGAACGCAGCAGTCGTGGCCACCAGGGGTCTGCTCCAGCTCCTTGATGACGATGAGCTCGAGGGAGTCATCGCCCACGAGATGTCCCACATCAAGAACAGGGACATCCTGGTGATGTCCGTGGCTTCTACGGTCGCATCTGTCCTCACTTTTGCATCCCGCATGGTGTTCTACACCGCCCTGTTCGGAGGCGGCAGGAGGGACGAGAATAACGGAGTCATGCTGGCCATCGGATTAGCAATGATGATCTTCGTACCCATCGCAGCACTCATCATGCAGCTGGCCGTTTCCCGTAACCGTGAGTATCTCGCCGACGAGACCGGAGCGAGGATCACCGGCAGGCCTCTTGCCCTCGCCAATGCCCTCATGAGACTCGAAGGCGGATGTGCCAGACCCAGCAACAACTACAGCGATACCGCCCACGCGGACATGTGGATCTCCAACCCTCTCCGCAACGAAGGCATGTTCAGGAACCTGTTCAGCACCCACCCTTCGACCGAGTCCCGTGTAGAGCGTCTCGAGGCCCTCGCCAGGAAGATGAAGGACAAAGGGGTTCCCGAATACACGCCAGAAGAGGATTCTTCCAGATCAAAACTGAACTTCCAGTGA